In Quercus lobata isolate SW786 chromosome 12, ValleyOak3.0 Primary Assembly, whole genome shotgun sequence, a genomic segment contains:
- the LOC115971391 gene encoding uncharacterized protein LOC115971391 isoform X3 codes for MTFCTLILVKVSNRRSRRWLNDRLLMELVPRLNAEEIRGLFAPPPFGDDVPLSPFCMTNVGEWDKFRNIDMDKEANIIDASERLSTKRKGRVDADKTAVLNAWHRVNCKTREALRRSFLSELVQGYEECIRAFIMDSGDRDALELRVQDPFHRLLLHGVCEFYNLVSVTVTESKDAESPKMTRITKKKKGVAELPNITLIHFLRMSKEGIW; via the exons ATGACCTTTTGCACTTTGATCCTCGTaaag GTTAGCAACCGACGGTCTCGCAGATGGTTAAATGATCGTCTTCTTATGGAACTTGTTCCTCGCTTAAATGCAGAAGAAATTAGAGGCTTGTTTGCACCACCACCTTTtg GTGATGACGTACCGCTGTCACCATTTTGCATGACTAATGTTGGAGAGTGGGACAAATTTAGGAATATAGACATGGATAAAGAG GCGAATATTATTGATGCCTCAGAAAGATTGTCCACAAAAAGGAAAGGTCGTGTTGATGCTGATAAGACAGCTGTATTAAATGCATGGCATAGAGTTAATTGTAAAACAAGAGAGGCTCTTCGGCGTAGCTTTCTTTCAGAACTTGTTCAGGGATATGAG gaATGCATTCGAGCATTCATCATGGACAGTGGAGATAGGGATGCTCTAGAGCTACGAGTTCAAGATCCTTTTCATAGATTATTGTTACATGGTGTCTGTGAG TTCTACAACTTGGTCTCAGTGACGGTGACTGAGTCCAAGGATGCGGAATCACCAAAGATGACGAGGAtaacgaagaaaaaaaagggtgttgCTGAGCTCCCAAACATCACTCTGATACATTTTCTGAGGATGTCCAAGGAAGGAATTTGGTGA
- the LOC115971391 gene encoding uncharacterized protein LOC115971391 isoform X2, translated as MATPQVLQQQDDLLHFDPRKESAAKSQGMSLEKKIEFLESLTGPVSNRRSRRWLNDRLLMELVPRLNAEEIRGLFAPPPFGDDVPLSPFCMTNVGEWDKFRNIDMDKEANIIDASERLSTKRKGRVDADKTAVLNAWHRVNCKTREALRRSFLSELVQGYEECIRAFIMDSGDRDALELRVQDPFHRLLLHGVCEFYNLVSVTVTESKDAESPKMTRITKKKKGVAELPNITLIHFLRMSKEGIW; from the exons ATGGCGACCCCACAAGTTCTTCAGCAACAAGATGACCTTTTGCACTTTGATCCTCGTaaag AGAGTGCTGCCAAGTCTCAAGGTATGTCACTTGAGAAGAAGATCGAGTTTCTTGAGAGCTTGACTGGACCG GTTAGCAACCGACGGTCTCGCAGATGGTTAAATGATCGTCTTCTTATGGAACTTGTTCCTCGCTTAAATGCAGAAGAAATTAGAGGCTTGTTTGCACCACCACCTTTtg GTGATGACGTACCGCTGTCACCATTTTGCATGACTAATGTTGGAGAGTGGGACAAATTTAGGAATATAGACATGGATAAAGAG GCGAATATTATTGATGCCTCAGAAAGATTGTCCACAAAAAGGAAAGGTCGTGTTGATGCTGATAAGACAGCTGTATTAAATGCATGGCATAGAGTTAATTGTAAAACAAGAGAGGCTCTTCGGCGTAGCTTTCTTTCAGAACTTGTTCAGGGATATGAG gaATGCATTCGAGCATTCATCATGGACAGTGGAGATAGGGATGCTCTAGAGCTACGAGTTCAAGATCCTTTTCATAGATTATTGTTACATGGTGTCTGTGAG TTCTACAACTTGGTCTCAGTGACGGTGACTGAGTCCAAGGATGCGGAATCACCAAAGATGACGAGGAtaacgaagaaaaaaaagggtgttgCTGAGCTCCCAAACATCACTCTGATACATTTTCTGAGGATGTCCAAGGAAGGAATTTGGTGA
- the LOC115971391 gene encoding uncharacterized protein LOC115971391 isoform X1 yields the protein MATPQVLQQQDDLLHFDPRKAESAAKSQGMSLEKKIEFLESLTGPVSNRRSRRWLNDRLLMELVPRLNAEEIRGLFAPPPFGDDVPLSPFCMTNVGEWDKFRNIDMDKEANIIDASERLSTKRKGRVDADKTAVLNAWHRVNCKTREALRRSFLSELVQGYEECIRAFIMDSGDRDALELRVQDPFHRLLLHGVCEFYNLVSVTVTESKDAESPKMTRITKKKKGVAELPNITLIHFLRMSKEGIW from the exons ATGGCGACCCCACAAGTTCTTCAGCAACAAGATGACCTTTTGCACTTTGATCCTCGTaaag CAGAGAGTGCTGCCAAGTCTCAAGGTATGTCACTTGAGAAGAAGATCGAGTTTCTTGAGAGCTTGACTGGACCG GTTAGCAACCGACGGTCTCGCAGATGGTTAAATGATCGTCTTCTTATGGAACTTGTTCCTCGCTTAAATGCAGAAGAAATTAGAGGCTTGTTTGCACCACCACCTTTtg GTGATGACGTACCGCTGTCACCATTTTGCATGACTAATGTTGGAGAGTGGGACAAATTTAGGAATATAGACATGGATAAAGAG GCGAATATTATTGATGCCTCAGAAAGATTGTCCACAAAAAGGAAAGGTCGTGTTGATGCTGATAAGACAGCTGTATTAAATGCATGGCATAGAGTTAATTGTAAAACAAGAGAGGCTCTTCGGCGTAGCTTTCTTTCAGAACTTGTTCAGGGATATGAG gaATGCATTCGAGCATTCATCATGGACAGTGGAGATAGGGATGCTCTAGAGCTACGAGTTCAAGATCCTTTTCATAGATTATTGTTACATGGTGTCTGTGAG TTCTACAACTTGGTCTCAGTGACGGTGACTGAGTCCAAGGATGCGGAATCACCAAAGATGACGAGGAtaacgaagaaaaaaaagggtgttgCTGAGCTCCCAAACATCACTCTGATACATTTTCTGAGGATGTCCAAGGAAGGAATTTGGTGA
- the LOC115970931 gene encoding uncharacterized protein LOC115970931: MEGRSGNDNPWDLMSMSVDGKANKASPVPEDYRTQHFFLADGKCGNQTKALPLPQWIQTPQLSHNYVEYLAESSRFLPKPTTEGLLESIPSSVGGIQAVVEGVSEIQNDILYNKFGEAPASEPSGSFHDMDVSKAWFLRPHDDGEPLNRFTSTQYQIHAQNAVKNENSWPPELMRENCNVHQPDPGAMVTAPGFLSKPRHSAPKTKAMMTDRQRRLRISERLSALQELLPHSAEGGQASVLDDIIDYVKYLQLQIKELGRSRLGGESSTESFIFLEGYGHYISKQILNEPLEEMMGKLLEENPAAAAQLLESKGLFMMPINLVEGLQQAK; encoded by the exons ATGGAAGGACGAAGTGGCAACGACAACCCTTGGGATTTGATGTCTATGAGTGTCGATGGCAAAGCCAATAAAGCCTCTCCTGTACCTGAAGATTATCGAACCCAGCACTTCTTTTTGGCAGATGGAAAATGTGGAAATCAGACTAAAGCTCTGCCTTTACCTCAGTGGATTCAGACCCCACAATTGTCTCACAATTATGTCGAGTATCTTGCAGAAagttcaagatttctcccaaaGCCTACTACAGAAGGTTTGTTAGAGAGCATTCCTTCAAGTGTTGGTGGAATACAAGCTGTTGTTGAAGGGGTCTCTGAAATCCAAAATGACATATTATACAACAAATTTGGAGAGGCTCCTGCATCCGAACCTTCTGGTTCTTTCCATGACATGGATGTTTCTAAG GCATGGTTTCTTAGGCCACATGATGATGGAGAACCTCTGAACAGATTCACTAGTACACAATATCAGATCCATGCTCAG AATGCTGTCAAGAATGAAAATTCATGGCCACCAGAACTGATGAGAGAGAATTGTAATGTTCATCAACCTGATCCTGGAGCAATGGTTACTGCACCTGGTTTCCTGTCCAAACCACGTCACAGTgcaccaaaaacaaaagctatGATGACTGATCGT CAGCGCAGACTACGAATTAGTGAGAGACTCAGTGCGTTGCAAGAATTGCTACCACATTCTGCAGAG gGTGGTCAAGCATCTGTACTGGATGATATCATTGACTATGTCAAGTATTTGCAGCTTCAAATAAAG GAACTGGGTCGAAGTAGATTGGGAGGTGAATCAAGTACTGAATCTTTCATTTTCCTTGAG GGGTATGGCCACTACATTAGCAAGCAGATTCTGAATGAACCTCTTGAAGAGATGATGGGAAAATTGCTAGAGGAAAATCCAGCAGCAGCTGCTCAGCTTTTGGAGAGCAAGGGCCTTTTCATGATGCCAATCAATTTGGTTGAAGGACTACAACAAGCCAAATAG
- the LOC115970397 gene encoding uncharacterized protein LOC115970397: MEQEVIDSLQKLRLIKEEEEDILITNTSRPDLIEECSLSFFRRLLTNHHQNQRALKNTLRQAWKMGSDLRIVEVGKGILQFKFNSMYQLDWVGKSGPWNFDSKLLLLCRWRKGLSVSNITFTHSPFWVQVWGLPFEQMSKEVGKNIGRKIGKVIEVDKWSLQADQAKFLRARVDMPIDKPLRRRGYVAIEEGGRSWVTFKYERLPTFCFIYGMLGHDDRYCAATPSEQSPERQYEEWLRVGGISRFGGEKAKA, encoded by the coding sequence ATGGAACAAGAAGTGATAGATAGTTTACAGAAGCTACGTCtcataaaagaagaagaggaagatatTCTTATTACAAATACAAGTAGACCTGATTTGATTGAAGAATGCTCTCTCAGTTTTTTTAGGCGTCTTCTCACGAATCACCATCAAAACCAGAGAGCTCTTAAGAACACTCTAAGACAAGCATGGAAGATGGGATCTGATCTAAGAATTGTTGAAGTGGGCAAAGGCATCCTCCAGTTTAAATTCAACTCTATGTATCAGTTAGACTGGGTTGGAAAAAGTGGGCCGTGGAACTTTGATAGCAAACTTCTCCTTCTATGCCGGTGGAGGAAAGGCCTATCTGTATCAAATATTACCTTTACCCACTCTCCATTTTGGGTTCAAGTATGGGGCCTGCCTTTCGAGCAGATGTCTAAAGAAGTTGGGAAAAATATTGGTAGGAAGATTGGAAAAGTCATAGAAGTAGATAAATGGTCACTGCAAGCAGACCAGGCGAAGTTCTTGAGAGCAAGAGTGGATATGCCCATTGATAAGCCTCTGAGGAGAAGAGGTTATGTAGCTATCGAAGAAGGGGGAAGAAGCTGGGTCACCTTCAAGTACGAAAGACTCCCCACGTTCTGTTTCATCTATGGCATGCTAGGGCATGATGATAGGTACTGTGCAGCAACTCCTTCAGAGCAATCTCCAGAACGACAATATGAAGAATGGTTAAGGGTAGGAGGAATCAGTAGATTTGGAGGTGAGAAAGCAAAAGCATAA